From Pseudopipra pipra isolate bDixPip1 chromosome 13, bDixPip1.hap1, whole genome shotgun sequence, a single genomic window includes:
- the LOC135421231 gene encoding ATP-dependent DNA helicase PIF1-like, producing the protein MLKCPVGGRVELKLGAQVMLAKNLDVSQGLVNGARGVVVGFESEQKGLPKVRFLCGVTQVIRMEKWVFKGPSGVHLSRQQLPLKLAWAISIHKSQGMSLDCVEISLSRVFESGQAYVALSRARSLAGLRVLDFDPKVVRADPSVLHFYRQLRRHQLLTQDSLHTYSDADEKENVKCS; encoded by the exons ATGCTCAAGTGTCCTGTGGGTGGTAGAGTTGAGCTGAAGCTTGGAGCTCAG gtGATGCTAGCAAAGAATCTGGATGTGTCTCAAGGGCTGGTGAACGGGGCACGAGGCGTTGTTGTAGGATTTGAAAGTGAACAGAAGG GGCTGCCTAAGGTGAGGTTTCTCTGTGGGGTCACACAGGTCATAAGAATGGAGAAATGGGTCTTCAAAGGACCATCAGGAGTTCACCTGAGTCGTCAACAGCTGCCTTTAAAGTTGGCATGGGCCATTTCCATTCACAAGAGTCAG GGCATGTCTTTAGATTGTGTGGAAATCTCCCTGTCTCGTGTCTTTGAAAGTGGGCAGGCTTACGTAGCCCTCTCCCGAGCCCGCAGCCTTGCAGGTCTCCGTGTTCTGGATTTTGACCCAAAAGTAGTGAGAGCTgatccttctgtgctgcacTTCTATAGACAGCTGAGGCGTCATCAGCTTTTAACCCAG GATTCACTACACACCTATTCAGATGCTGATGAGAAGGAGAATGTGAAATGCAGCTGA